A genomic region of Homo sapiens chromosome 4, GRCh38.p14 Primary Assembly contains the following coding sequences:
- the TLR10 gene encoding toll-like receptor 10 isoform X2 translates to MRLIRNIYIFCSIVMTAEGDAPELPEERELMTNCSNMSLRKVPADLTPATTTLDLSYNLLFQLQSSDFHSVSKLRVLILCHNRIQQLDLKTFEFNKELRYLDLSNNRLKSVTWYLLAGLRYLDLSFNDFDTMPICEEAGNMSHLEILGLSGAKIQKSDFQKIAHLHLNTVFLGFRTLPHYEEGSLPILNTTKLHIVLPMDTNFWVLLRDGIKTSKILEMTNIDGKSQFVSYEMQRNLSLENAKTSVLLLNKVDLLWDDLFLILQFVWHTSVEHFQIRNVTFGGKAYLDHNSFDYSNTVMRTIKLEHVHFRVFYIQQDKIYLLLTKMDIENLTISNAQMPHMLFPNYPTKFQYLNFANNILTDELFKRTIQLPHLKTLILNGNKLETLSLVSCFANNTPLEHLDLSQNLLQHKNDENCSWPETVVNMNLSYNKLSDSVFRCLPKSIQILDLNNNQIQTVPKETIHLMALRELNIAFNFLTDLPGCSHFSRLSVLNIEMNFILSPSLDFVQSCQEVKTLNAGRNPFRCTCELKNFIQLETYSEVMMVGWSDSYTCEYPLNLRGTRLKDVHLHELSCNTALLIVTIVVIMLVLGLAVAFCCLHFDLPWYLRMLGQCTQTWHRVRKTTQEQLKRNVRFHAFISYSEHDSLWVKNELIPNLEKEDGSILICLYESYFDPGKSISENIVSFIEKSYKSIFVLSPNFVQNEWCHYEFYFAHHNLFHENSDHIILILLEPIPFYCIPTRYHKLKALLEKKAYLEWPKDRRKCGLFWANLRAAINVNVLATREMYELQTFTELNEESRGSTISLMRTDCL, encoded by the coding sequence ATGAGACTCATCAGaaacatttacatattttgtaGTATTGTTATGACAGCAGAGGGTGATGCTCCAGAGCTGCCAGAAGAAAGGGAACTGATGACCAACTGCTCCAACATGTCTCTAAGAAAGGTTCCCGCAGACTTGACCCCAGCCACAACGACACTGGATTTATCCTATAACCTCCTTTTTCAACTCCAGAGTTCAGATTTTCATTCTGTCTCCAAACTGAGAGTTTTGATTCTATGCCATAACAGAATTCAACAGCTGGATCTCAAAACCTTTGAATTCAACAAGGAGTTAAGATATTTAGATTTGTCTAATAACAGACTGAAGAGTGTAACTTGGTATTTACTGGCAGGTCTCAGGTATTTAGATCTTTCTTTTAATGACTTTGACACCATGCCTATCTGTGAGGAAGCTGGCAACATGTCACACCTGGAAATCCTAGGTTTGAGTggggcaaaaatacaaaaatcagatttCCAGAAAATTGCTCATCTGCATCTAAATACTGTCTTCTTAGGATTCAGAACTCTTCCTCATTATGAAGAAGGTAGCCTGCCCATCTTAAACAcaacaaaactgcacattgttTTACCAATGGACACAAATTTCTGGGTTCTTTTGCGTGATGGAATCAAGACttcaaaaatattagaaatgacaaatataGATGGCAAAAGCCAATTTGTAAGTTATGAAATGCAACGAAATCTTAGTTTAGAAAATGCTAAGACATCGGTTCTATTGCTTAATAAAGTTGATTTACTCTGGGACGACCTTTTCCTTATCTTACAATTTGTTTGGCATACATCAGTGGAACACTTTCAGATCCGAAATGTGACTTTTGGTGGTAAGGCTTATCTTGACCACAATTCATTTGACTACTCAAATACTGTAATGAGAACTATAAAATTGGAGCATGTACATTTCAGAGTGTTTTACATTCAACAGGATAAAATCTATTTGCTTTTGACCAAAATGGACATAGAAAACCTGACAATATCAAATGCACAAATGCCACACATGCTTTTCCCGAATTATCCTACGAAATTccaatatttaaattttgccaATAATATCTTAACAGACGAGTTGTTTAAAAGAACTATCCAACTGCCTCACTTGAAAACTCTCATTTTGAATGGCAATAAACTGGAGACACTTTCTTTAGTAAGTTGCTTTGCTAACAACACACCCTTGGAACACTTGGATCTGAGTCAAAATCTATTACaacataaaaatgatgaaaattgcTCATGGCCAGAAACTGTGGTCAATATGAATCTGTCATACAATAAATTGTCTGATTCTGTCTTCAGGTGCTTGCCCAAAAGTATTCAAATACTTGACCTAAATAATAACCAAATCCAAACTGTACCTAAAGAGACTATTCATCTGATGGCCTTACGAGAACTaaatattgcatttaattttctAACTGATCTCCCTGGATGCAGTCATTTCAGTAGACTTTCAGTTCTGAACATTGAAATGAACTTCATTCTCAGCCCATCTCTGGATTTTGTTCAGAGCTGCCAGGAAGTTAAAACTCTAAATGCGGGAAGAAATCCATTCCGGTGTACCTGTGAATTAAAAAATTTCATTCAGCTTGAAACATATTCAGAGGTCATGATGGTTGGATGGTCAGATTCATACACCTGTGAATACCCTTTAAACCTAAGGGGAACTAGGTTAAAAGACGTTCATCTCCACGAATTATCTTGCAACACAGCTCTGTTGATTGTCACCATTGTGGTTATTATGCTAGTTCTGGGGTTGGCTGTGGCCTTCTGCTGTCTCCACTTTGATCTGCCCTGGTATCTCAGGATGCTAGGTCAatgcacacaaacatggcacagGGTTAGGAAAACAACCCAAGAACAACTCAAGAGAAATGTCCGATTCCACGCATTTATTTCATACAGTGAACATGATTCTCTGTGGGTGAAGAATGAATTGATCCCCAATCTAGAGAAGGAAGATGGTTCTATCTTGATTTGCCTTTATGAAAGCTACTTTGACCCTGGCAAAAGCATTAGTGAAAATATTGTAAGCTTCATTGAGAAAAGCTATAAGTCCATCTTTGTTTTGTCTCCCAACTTTGTCCAGAATGAGTGGTGCCATTATGAATTCTACTTTGCCCACCACAATCTCTTCCATGAAAATTCTGATCATATAATTCTTATCTTACTGGAacccattccattctattgcattcccaCCAGGTATCATAAACTGAAAGCTCTCCTGGAAAAAAAAGCATACTTGGAATGGCCCAAGGATAGGCGTAAATGTGGGCTTTTCTGGGCAAACCTTCGAGCTGCTATTAATGTTAATGTATTAGCCACCAGAGAAATGTATGAACTGCAGACATTCACAGAGTTAAATGAAGAGTCTCGAGGTTCTACAATCTCTCTGATGAGAACAGATTGTCTATAA
- the TLR1 gene encoding toll-like receptor 1 isoform X1, whose amino-acid sequence MTSIFHFAIIFMLILQIRIQLSEESEFLVDRSKNGLIHVPKDLSQKTTILNISQNYISELWTSDILSLSKLRILIISHNRIQYLDISVFKFNQELEYLDLSHNKLVKISCHPTVNLKHLDLSFNAFDALPICKEFGNMSQLKFLGLSTTHLEKSSVLPIAHLNISKVLLVLGETYGEKEDPEGLQDFNTESLHIVFPTNKEFHFILDVSVKTVANLELSNIKCVLEDNKCSYFLSILAKLQTNPKLSNLTLNNIETTWNSFIRILQLVWHTTVWYFSISNVKLQGQLDFRDFDYSGTSLKALSIHQVVSDVFGFPQSYIYEIFSNMNIKNFTVSGTRMVHMLCPSKISPFLHLDFSNNLLTDTVFENCGHLTELETLILQMNQLKELSKIAEMTTQMKSLQQLDISQNSVSYDEKKGDCSWTKSLLSLNMSSNILTDTIFRCLPPRIKVLDLHSNKIKSIPKQVVKLEALQELNVAFNSLTDLPGCGSFSSLSVLIIDHNSVSHPSADFFQSCQKMRSIKAGDNPFQCTCELGEFVKNIDQVSSEVLEGWPDSYKCDYPESYRGTLLKDFHMSELSCNITLLIVTIVATMLVLAVTVTSLCSYLDLPWYLRMVCQWTQTRRRARNIPLEELQRNLQFHAFISYSGHDSFWVKNELLPNLEKEGMQICLHERNFVPGKSIVENIITCIEKSYKSIFVLSPNFVQSEWCHYELYFAHHNLFHEGSNSLILILLEPIPQYSIPSSYHKLKSLMARRTYLEWPKEKSKRGLFWANLRAAINIKLTEQAKK is encoded by the coding sequence ATGACTAGCATCTTCCATTTTGCCATTATCTTCATGTTAATACTTCAGATCAGAATACAATTATCTGAAGAAAGTGAATTTTTAGTTGATAGGTCAAAAAACGGTCTCATCCACGTTCCTAAAGACCTATCCCAGAAAACAACAATCTTAAATATATCGCAAAATTATATATCTGAGCTTTGGACTTCTGACATCTTATCACTGTCAAAACTGAGGATTTTGATAATTTCTCATAATAGAATCCAGTATCTTGATATCAGTGTTTTCAAATTCAACCAGGAATTGGAATACTTGGATTTGTCCCACAACAAGTTGGTGAAGATTTCTTGCCACCCTACTGTGAACCTCAAGCACTTGGACCTGTCATTTAATGCATTTGATGCCCTGCCTATATGCAAAGAGTTTGGCAATATGTCTCAACTAAAATTTCTGGGGTTGAGCACCACACACTTAGAAAAATCTAGTGTGCTGCCAATTGCTCATTTGAATATCAGCAAGGTCTTGCTGGTCTTAGGAGAGACTTATGGGGAAAAAGAAGACCCTGAGGGCCTTCAAGACTTTAACACTGAGAGTCTGCACATTGTGTTCCCCACAAACAaagaattccattttattttggatGTGTCAGTCAAGACTGTAGCAAATCTGGAACTATCTAATATCAAATGTGTGCTAGAAGATAACAAATGTTCTTACTTCCTAAGTATTCTGGCGAAACTTCAAACAAATCCAAAGTTATCAAATCTTACCTTAAACAACATTGAAACAACTTGGAATTCTTTCATTAGGATCCTCCAGCTGGTTTGGCATACAACTGTATGGTATTTCTCAATTTCAAACGTGAAGCTACAGGGTCAGCTGGACTTCAGAGATTTTGATTATTCTGGCACTTCCTTGAAGGCCTTGTCTATACACCAAGTTGTCAGCGATGTGTTCGGTTTTCCGCAAAGTTATATCTATGAAATCTTTTCGAATATGAACATCAAAAATTTCACAGTGTCTGGTACACGCATGGTCCACATGCTTTGCCCATCCAAAATTAGCCCGTTCCTGCATTTGGATTTTTCCAATAATCTCTTAACAGACACGGTTTTTGAAAATTGTGGGCACCTTACTGAGTTGGAGacacttattttacaaatgaatcaATTAAAAGAACTTTCAAAAATAGCTGAAATGACTACACAGATGAAGTCTCTGCAACAATTGGATATTAGCCAGAATTCTGTAAGCTATGATGAAAAGAAAGGAGACTGTTCTTGGACTAAAAGTTTATTAAGTTTAAATATGTCTTCAAATATACTTACTGACACTATTTTCAGATGTTtacctcccaggatcaaggtACTTGATCTTCACAGCAATAAAATAAAGAGCATTCCTAAACAAGTCGTAAAACTGGAAGCTTTGCAAGAACTCAATgttgctttcaattctttaacTGACCTTCCTGGATGTGGCAGCTTTAGCAGCCTTTCTGTATTGATCATTGATCACAATTCAGTTTCCCACCCATCGGCTGATTTCTTCCAGAGCTGCCAGAAGATGAGGTCAATAAAAGCAGGGGACAATCCATTCCAATGTACCTGTGAGCTAGGAGAATTTGTCAAAAATATAGACCAAGTATCAAGTGAAGTGTTAGAGGGCTGGCCTGATTCTTATAAGTGTGACTACCCGGAAAGTTATAGAGGAACCCTACTAAAGGACTTTCACATGTCTGAATTATCCTGCAACATAACTCTGCTGATCGTCACCATCGTTGCCACCATGCTGGTGTTGGCTGTGACTGTGACCTCCCTCTGCAGCTACTTGGATCTGCCCTGGTATCTCAGGATGGTGTGCCAGTGGACCCAGACCCGGCGCAGGGCCAGGAACATACCCTTAGAAGAACTCCAAAGAAATCTCCAGTTTCATGCATTTATTTCATATAGTGGGCACGATTCTTTCTGGGTGAAGAATGAATTATtgccaaacctagagaaagaagGTATGCAGATTTGCCTTCATGAGAGAAACTTTGTTCCTGGCAAGAGCATTGTGGAAAATATCATCACCTGCATTGAGAAGAGTTACAAGTCCATCTTTGTTTTGTCTCCCAACTTTGTCCAGAGTGAATGGTGCCATTATGAACTCTACTTTGCCCATCACAATCTCTTTCATGAAGGATCTAATAGCTTAATCCTGATCTTGCTGGAACCCATTCCGCAGTACTCCATTCCTAGCAGTTATCACAAGCTCAAAAGTCTCATGGCCAGGAGGACTTATTTGGAATGGCCCAAGGAAAAGAGCAAACGTGGCCTTTTTTGGGCTAACTTAAGGGCAGCCATTAATATTAAGCTGACAGAGCAAGCAAAGAAATAG
- the TLR10 gene encoding toll-like receptor 10 isoform X1, with protein MTAEGDAPELPEERELMTNCSNMSLRKVPADLTPATTTLDLSYNLLFQLQSSDFHSVSKLRVLILCHNRIQQLDLKTFEFNKELRYLDLSNNRLKSVTWYLLAGLRYLDLSFNDFDTMPICEEAGNMSHLEILGLSGAKIQKSDFQKIAHLHLNTVFLGFRTLPHYEEGSLPILNTTKLHIVLPMDTNFWVLLRDGIKTSKILEMTNIDGKSQFVSYEMQRNLSLENAKTSVLLLNKVDLLWDDLFLILQFVWHTSVEHFQIRNVTFGGKAYLDHNSFDYSNTVMRTIKLEHVHFRVFYIQQDKIYLLLTKMDIENLTISNAQMPHMLFPNYPTKFQYLNFANNILTDELFKRTIQLPHLKTLILNGNKLETLSLVSCFANNTPLEHLDLSQNLLQHKNDENCSWPETVVNMNLSYNKLSDSVFRCLPKSIQILDLNNNQIQTVPKETIHLMALRELNIAFNFLTDLPGCSHFSRLSVLNIEMNFILSPSLDFVQSCQEVKTLNAGRNPFRCTCELKNFIQLETYSEVMMVGWSDSYTCEYPLNLRGTRLKDVHLHELSCNTALLIVTIVVIMLVLGLAVAFCCLHFDLPWYLRMLGQCTQTWHRVRKTTQEQLKRNVRFHAFISYSEHDSLWVKNELIPNLEKEDGSILICLYESYFDPGKSISENIVSFIEKSYKSIFVLSPNFVQNEWCHYEFYFAHHNLFHENSDHIILILLEPIPFYCIPTRYHKLKALLEKKAYLEWPKDRRKCGLFWANLRAAINVNVLATREMYELQTFTELNEESRGSTISLMRTDCL; from the coding sequence ATGACAGCAGAGGGTGATGCTCCAGAGCTGCCAGAAGAAAGGGAACTGATGACCAACTGCTCCAACATGTCTCTAAGAAAGGTTCCCGCAGACTTGACCCCAGCCACAACGACACTGGATTTATCCTATAACCTCCTTTTTCAACTCCAGAGTTCAGATTTTCATTCTGTCTCCAAACTGAGAGTTTTGATTCTATGCCATAACAGAATTCAACAGCTGGATCTCAAAACCTTTGAATTCAACAAGGAGTTAAGATATTTAGATTTGTCTAATAACAGACTGAAGAGTGTAACTTGGTATTTACTGGCAGGTCTCAGGTATTTAGATCTTTCTTTTAATGACTTTGACACCATGCCTATCTGTGAGGAAGCTGGCAACATGTCACACCTGGAAATCCTAGGTTTGAGTggggcaaaaatacaaaaatcagatttCCAGAAAATTGCTCATCTGCATCTAAATACTGTCTTCTTAGGATTCAGAACTCTTCCTCATTATGAAGAAGGTAGCCTGCCCATCTTAAACAcaacaaaactgcacattgttTTACCAATGGACACAAATTTCTGGGTTCTTTTGCGTGATGGAATCAAGACttcaaaaatattagaaatgacaaatataGATGGCAAAAGCCAATTTGTAAGTTATGAAATGCAACGAAATCTTAGTTTAGAAAATGCTAAGACATCGGTTCTATTGCTTAATAAAGTTGATTTACTCTGGGACGACCTTTTCCTTATCTTACAATTTGTTTGGCATACATCAGTGGAACACTTTCAGATCCGAAATGTGACTTTTGGTGGTAAGGCTTATCTTGACCACAATTCATTTGACTACTCAAATACTGTAATGAGAACTATAAAATTGGAGCATGTACATTTCAGAGTGTTTTACATTCAACAGGATAAAATCTATTTGCTTTTGACCAAAATGGACATAGAAAACCTGACAATATCAAATGCACAAATGCCACACATGCTTTTCCCGAATTATCCTACGAAATTccaatatttaaattttgccaATAATATCTTAACAGACGAGTTGTTTAAAAGAACTATCCAACTGCCTCACTTGAAAACTCTCATTTTGAATGGCAATAAACTGGAGACACTTTCTTTAGTAAGTTGCTTTGCTAACAACACACCCTTGGAACACTTGGATCTGAGTCAAAATCTATTACaacataaaaatgatgaaaattgcTCATGGCCAGAAACTGTGGTCAATATGAATCTGTCATACAATAAATTGTCTGATTCTGTCTTCAGGTGCTTGCCCAAAAGTATTCAAATACTTGACCTAAATAATAACCAAATCCAAACTGTACCTAAAGAGACTATTCATCTGATGGCCTTACGAGAACTaaatattgcatttaattttctAACTGATCTCCCTGGATGCAGTCATTTCAGTAGACTTTCAGTTCTGAACATTGAAATGAACTTCATTCTCAGCCCATCTCTGGATTTTGTTCAGAGCTGCCAGGAAGTTAAAACTCTAAATGCGGGAAGAAATCCATTCCGGTGTACCTGTGAATTAAAAAATTTCATTCAGCTTGAAACATATTCAGAGGTCATGATGGTTGGATGGTCAGATTCATACACCTGTGAATACCCTTTAAACCTAAGGGGAACTAGGTTAAAAGACGTTCATCTCCACGAATTATCTTGCAACACAGCTCTGTTGATTGTCACCATTGTGGTTATTATGCTAGTTCTGGGGTTGGCTGTGGCCTTCTGCTGTCTCCACTTTGATCTGCCCTGGTATCTCAGGATGCTAGGTCAatgcacacaaacatggcacagGGTTAGGAAAACAACCCAAGAACAACTCAAGAGAAATGTCCGATTCCACGCATTTATTTCATACAGTGAACATGATTCTCTGTGGGTGAAGAATGAATTGATCCCCAATCTAGAGAAGGAAGATGGTTCTATCTTGATTTGCCTTTATGAAAGCTACTTTGACCCTGGCAAAAGCATTAGTGAAAATATTGTAAGCTTCATTGAGAAAAGCTATAAGTCCATCTTTGTTTTGTCTCCCAACTTTGTCCAGAATGAGTGGTGCCATTATGAATTCTACTTTGCCCACCACAATCTCTTCCATGAAAATTCTGATCATATAATTCTTATCTTACTGGAacccattccattctattgcattcccaCCAGGTATCATAAACTGAAAGCTCTCCTGGAAAAAAAAGCATACTTGGAATGGCCCAAGGATAGGCGTAAATGTGGGCTTTTCTGGGCAAACCTTCGAGCTGCTATTAATGTTAATGTATTAGCCACCAGAGAAATGTATGAACTGCAGACATTCACAGAGTTAAATGAAGAGTCTCGAGGTTCTACAATCTCTCTGATGAGAACAGATTGTCTATAA